The Nocardia sp. NBC_01329 sequence GGGCGCGGCGACCGGATCGGCCGGCAACGGTGATCCGCTGGTCAGTGGGATCGCGGCCTACCACCGCGGTCACGCGCATCTGGTGCGGTCGCATCTGGACGAGTTGCGGGATGGGCAGGATCCCGATTCCTTCTTCCTGACCTGCTCGGATTCGCGGATCGTGCCCAATGTGATCACCAACAGCGGTCCCGGCGATCTGTTCACCGTCCGCAATGTCGGCAATCTGGTGCCCGAACAGGGCGACGACTCGGTGGAGGCCGCGCTGGTCTTCGCGCTGGAGAAGCTCAATGTGCGGTCCGTGGTGGTCTGCGGCCATTCGTCCTGTGGGGCGATGGGCGCCCTGCATTCGGGTGAGTCGGCGGGACCGGGCATCGACCGGTGGCTCGAACACGGGCAGCCCAGTCTGGAGCGGTACCGGGCCGGAGATGCGGTCGGCCGGGCCGCCGAATCCGCCGGTTTCGGTCCGGTGGAACAGTTGAGCATGGTGAACATCGCGGTTCAGTTGGAGAACCTGCGGCGGCATCCGTCGGTTCGGCGGGCCGTCGCGGAGCGTGGACTCACCGTCTCGGGACTGTTCTTCGATATCGCCAGTGCCCGGGTCATCGAGGTCCGGGGCGACGGCATCGCTCCCATCGAGGACAACGACGGCCTACTGGCGCAGTTACAGAGAGAACCGGCGCAGAGCTCCCGGTGATGTCCGCGAACCCGACCCGCCCGGATACTCCGGGCGGGTCGCGTCCGCCCAGCCGGAAGCCGGCCTCTCGTAGGCTGGGTTCCGTGGAAAGTCGTTCCGATTCCGTCGCGGACCGCAGCGGAGCCGAAAACGGTGCGCAAGCGGATGCCGCCACCGAACCCGAGTCCGCCGAACGGCCCGGTCCAGGGCTCTTGCGCGCCTACCGGGACCGGATCGCGCGACGTCCTACGCTCGAGCTGGTCTACCGGGTCGGGGTAGCGGTCGTCGGCACCGTGGTGTTCGTCGTCGGGGTGATCACCATCCCGTTCCCCGGGCCCGGCTGGGCACTGGTATTCGCCGGTATCGGCATCCTCGCCACCGAATTCGCGGTGGCCCGGCGTGCGCTGGTGTGGTTGCGGGACAGATATCGGCGCGGGATGGCCTGGTACATCTCGCGTGGGCCGTTCGTTCAGGTGATCGCCTTCCTGGCGACCTGCGCGCTCGTGGTGGCCACCCTGTGGGTGCTCGGGACGTTCGGATTGGTCGGTGACTGGATCGGAGTCGATTGGCAGTGGTTGCACAGCCCCTTCATGTCGTGAGCCCGGTATGCGGCCGGATGCTCACGGACGAATCGTGGCTCGCGGCCCGGATCGCGGACCTCAACGCATCCTGGCGTACCGATTCGATGCGGGTGGGCGCGACGCTGTGGTGGTGTATGACGGCCTCGGCGCTGGTCGAACAGGTGGTGCGGGCACTCGCGCAGGAGCGTCCGATACCGGCACCCACGCTGGATCGGCTCGCGCTGACGCTGCGTGCCGACGGGACAGTGGAGCGGGTCGCGATCGGTCACGCCGGGCCGGGCGAGCCGGGTGCGGTGCCGCCGGACCATCGCCAACCGGACACAGGCTCGGATGTCGCGGCCGAGATCGCGGTGGCGCTGCGGGTGAGTCTCACCACGGTGATCGACCGTCTCGCGGCGGTGTCGGGTGTCCGGAAAGCGGCGCTGTGGGCGGTGGTCACCGATGTGGTGGCCAGCTGGGCCGTCGATGCCGGGCGGCCGATCGTGGGCCGGCGGCTGGCGGACGCGATCGGCGCGGTGCTGCCCGAACCCCGATTCATCGAGGTCGCTGGGCGAACGTTCGTTCGGCGTGCCTCCTGCTGTCTGGTGTACGAGGCGCCGGGCTGCGAGAAATGCGTGAGCTGCCCCAAACGCCGCCCGGAAGAGCGCGAAGCGCTCCTGACGGACTACGCGCGGCGGGGCTGACGAGCCGGCCCCGCGCCGTGTCGGCCGGTCGTACGGACGCCGCGCGCGACCTCGCCCGGTCCATCGACACACGTTCGCGGCCGTGCCGATAGCATGGTCGCGGCCGGGCTGTGCCCGGTCACCGAAGACGGACGAGCCGTCACCGAACCGGAGTGAGCCGGTGTGGGGCGAGCGGTCCGAAGCCCGAGCGAGCCGGAACGTATCCAGCCGCAGAGACCCGAGGAGAGCCCCACCGTGACCACCACAGCCCCCCGCAGCCCAGCCACCCTCGTCCGGGTGCCTGCCGGGACGACGGCGGGTGCCGCGGTGCGTGAGGCGGGCCTGGCGACCAAAGGCCCCGATACCGTCGTCGTCGTCCGTGACGCCGCCGGACAGTTGCGCGACCTCTCCTGGACCCCGGAACTCGATACCGAGGTCAGCCCGGTCGCCGCGAACACCGAGGACGGCCGCAGCGTGATCCGCCATTCGGCCGCGCACGTCCTCGCCCAGGCGGTCCAGCAGGAGTTCCCCGAGGCGGTGCTGGGGATCGGTCCGCCGATCAGAGACGGTTTCTACTACGACTTCCGAGTCGACCGGCCCTTCACTCCGGAGGATCTGGCCAAGTTGGAAACCCGGATGAAGAAGATCGTCAAGGGTGCGCAGCGGTTCTCGCGCCGCGTGGTCGAAGTGGATCAGGCGCGGATCGAACTGGCGAAGGAGCCGTTCAAACTCGAGCTGATCGGCGATAAATCCGGGATCGACGATCCGGAGATCATGGAGGTCGGCGGTAACGAGCTGACCATCTACGACAACCTCGACCCGCGCACCGGCGATCGGGTGTGGGGCGATCTGTGCCGGGGCCCGCACATCCCCACCACCAAGTTCATTCCCGCCTTCAAACTGACCCGCAGCTCGGCCGCGTACTGGCGCGGTGACCAGAACCGTGAGGGTCTGCAGCGGATCTACGGTACGGCCTGGGAGTCCCCGGAGGCGCAGGACCAGTACCTGCACATGCTCGCGGAGGCCGAGAAGCGCGATCACCGCAAACTGGGCCTGGAACTCGATCTGTTCTCCTTCCCGGACGAACTGGGATCGGGTCTGCCGGTCTTCCATCCCAAGGGCGGCATCATCCGCAAAGAGATGGAGGACTACTCCCGCCAGCAGCACGTGGCGGCGGGCTACGAATTCGTCAACACCCCGCATATCACCAAGGCCCACCTGTTCGAGACCTCCAAACACCTCGAGTGGTACGCCGACGGGATGTACCCGCCCATGCACCTGGACGCCGAACTCGACGAGGACGGCACCGTGCGCAAGCCGGGGCAGGACTACTACCTCAAACCGATGAACTGTCCGATGCACAACCTGATCTACCGGTCCCGCGGCCGGTCGTACCGGGAGCTGCCGCTGCGGCTGTTCGAATTCGGTTCGGTGTACCGGTACGAGAAGTCCGGTGTGGTGCACGGCCTGACCCGCGCTCGCGGTTTCACCCAGGACGACGCGCATCTCTACTGCACCCAGGAGCAGGTGGTCGAGGAACTGACCGGCACCCTGCGGTTCGTACTCGACCTGCTGAAGGCCTACGGGCTCGACGACTTCTATCTGGAACTTTCCACCAAGGACCCGGACAAGTACGTCGGCTCCGACGAACTGTGGGACGAGGCCACCGATACGCTGCGCCGGGTGGGCGAGGCCTCGGGCCTGGAACTGGTCCCCGATCCCGGTGGCGCCGCCTTCTACGGCCCGAAGATCTCGGTGCAGACCAGGGACGCACTCGGCCGCAACTGGCAGATGTCGACCATCCAGCTCGATTTCTTCGAGCCGGATCTGTTCGAACTCGAGTACACCGCCTCCGACGGCACCAAGAAGCGGCCGGTGATGATCCATCGAGCCCTGTTCGGCTCGATCGAACGCTTCTTCGGCGTCCTCACCGAGCACTACGCCGGTGCTTTCCCGGCCTGGCTGGCGCCCGTGCAGGTCGTCGGCATCCCGGTAGCCGACACCTTCGTTCCGCATCTGGACGAGGTGGTGGCTCGACTGCGTGCGGCCGGTGTCCGCGCCGACGTCGATCGCAGTGACGACCGGATGCAGAAGAAGATCTTCAACCACACCGCGCAGAAGGTGCCGTTCATGCTGCTGGCCGGCGCGCGGGATGTGGAGGCCGGCGCGGTGAGCTTCCGGTTCCGGGACGGAACCCAGGTCAACGGCGTGCCGGTGGATGAGGCGGTACGAGTGGTCGTGGACTGGGTCCGCCGCCGCGACAATTCCTCGCCCACCGCGGAAACGGTTCGTCCCCTGGCGGACGGTGAAGGCGGTGCGCCCGAGTGATGCCGGGGCGGCCCGGGCGGGGAAAGGTATGGAGCATGAGTGAGCGCACGGCGCCGGACGGTCTGAC is a genomic window containing:
- the thrS gene encoding threonine--tRNA ligase, whose product is MTTTAPRSPATLVRVPAGTTAGAAVREAGLATKGPDTVVVVRDAAGQLRDLSWTPELDTEVSPVAANTEDGRSVIRHSAAHVLAQAVQQEFPEAVLGIGPPIRDGFYYDFRVDRPFTPEDLAKLETRMKKIVKGAQRFSRRVVEVDQARIELAKEPFKLELIGDKSGIDDPEIMEVGGNELTIYDNLDPRTGDRVWGDLCRGPHIPTTKFIPAFKLTRSSAAYWRGDQNREGLQRIYGTAWESPEAQDQYLHMLAEAEKRDHRKLGLELDLFSFPDELGSGLPVFHPKGGIIRKEMEDYSRQQHVAAGYEFVNTPHITKAHLFETSKHLEWYADGMYPPMHLDAELDEDGTVRKPGQDYYLKPMNCPMHNLIYRSRGRSYRELPLRLFEFGSVYRYEKSGVVHGLTRARGFTQDDAHLYCTQEQVVEELTGTLRFVLDLLKAYGLDDFYLELSTKDPDKYVGSDELWDEATDTLRRVGEASGLELVPDPGGAAFYGPKISVQTRDALGRNWQMSTIQLDFFEPDLFELEYTASDGTKKRPVMIHRALFGSIERFFGVLTEHYAGAFPAWLAPVQVVGIPVADTFVPHLDEVVARLRAAGVRADVDRSDDRMQKKIFNHTAQKVPFMLLAGARDVEAGAVSFRFRDGTQVNGVPVDEAVRVVVDWVRRRDNSSPTAETVRPLADGEGGAPE
- a CDS encoding TIGR02611 family protein, with amino-acid sequence MRAYRDRIARRPTLELVYRVGVAVVGTVVFVVGVITIPFPGPGWALVFAGIGILATEFAVARRALVWLRDRYRRGMAWYISRGPFVQVIAFLATCALVVATLWVLGTFGLVGDWIGVDWQWLHSPFMS
- a CDS encoding (2Fe-2S)-binding protein; this encodes MLTDESWLAARIADLNASWRTDSMRVGATLWWCMTASALVEQVVRALAQERPIPAPTLDRLALTLRADGTVERVAIGHAGPGEPGAVPPDHRQPDTGSDVAAEIAVALRVSLTTVIDRLAAVSGVRKAALWAVVTDVVASWAVDAGRPIVGRRLADAIGAVLPEPRFIEVAGRTFVRRASCCLVYEAPGCEKCVSCPKRRPEEREALLTDYARRG